TCAGCCGTACTTTACCTTGATCGTCAAAGTCAACCATACCTGCTTTGTGAGGTTTATCAGTCGGGAATAATCCTAAGACGACATCAGCGTTACTAACTTCAAGGCGTGTCAAGATTCGTACGTAGGCATCTTTAGGTTGAAATAAAATATCAGGAAAACCCAAGGCTATGATCGCATCTTGGACAAAAGGATAAGCCTGATCTAAGGTGAAAGGCACACCATAAGACAAGCCCATAATGAGATAGCCCAAACTCATGGAAAGCATCGTGCCATCTCCAAAATATGCTGGTATATCCCACTTTCCAGAACGAAGTATAAAATATGCTTTATCAATGCCTGCTAGTTGCATTTTTTCTAGCAGATATTGAGAAACAACCTTCGGACGCCAGTTAGATTTAACACCAAAATCTTGAAAACCAATCGGATATAACTCTTTGCTAAGTGGTAAAGGAGAAATCCGGGTTGCTTGTCCACCAGCAGGTAGCAGTCCGATGATTTGGCGTTTTGTCATAGGTAATGAAAAATAAATAATTAAAAATTCTCTCTGCTATATTTGGTATATATTTTAACTACTTATCAGATGAATAACTAATGACTAAATAAAAAAATATCCCCCTTCCTAAAAAGTGCATTTGTCAGCAGCGACAAACAAAAAGGAGGGGGTTGTTAGGTTTTATAATGTTAGAAATACTACTTAACAGAAACAGCATCCACATCAATTGTATTCGCGCTGGAGGTAGAATCCTGGGTAGTAGTATTAGTGGCT
This portion of the Brasilonema sennae CENA114 genome encodes:
- a CDS encoding sugar phosphate nucleotidyltransferase, which produces MTKRQIIGLLPAGGQATRISPLPLSKELYPIGFQDFGVKSNWRPKVVSQYLLEKMQLAGIDKAYFILRSGKWDIPAYFGDGTMLSMSLGYLIMGLSYGVPFTLDQAYPFVQDAIIALGFPDILFQPKDAYVRILTRLEVSNADVVLGLFPTDKPHKAGMVDFDDQGKVRLIIEKPPQSDLRYMWGIAVWTPAFTLFLHEYLMTLPVNSNLSLQPEIPIGDVIQAAINKGFHVEAEVFADGTYLDIGTPDDLVRAVRQFAALVGEEGE